One Delphinus delphis chromosome 3, mDelDel1.2, whole genome shotgun sequence genomic region harbors:
- the DDX41 gene encoding probable ATP-dependent RNA helicase DDX41, whose translation MEESEPERKRARTDEATATGSRSEADDEDDEDYVPYVPLRQRRQLLLQKLLQRRRKGAAEEEQQDSGSEARGDEDDIPLGPQSNVSLLDQHQHLKEKAEARKESAKEKQLKEEEKILESVAEGRALMSVKEMAKGITYDDPIKTSWTPPRYVLSMSEERHERVRKKYHILVEGDGIPPPIKSFKEMKFPAAILRGLKKKGIHHPTPIQIQGIPTILSGRDMIGIAFTGSGKTLVFTLPVIMFCLEQEKRLPFSKREGPYGLIICPSRELARQTHGILEYYCRLLQEDSSPLLRCALCIGGMSVKEQMETIRHGVHMMVATPGRLMDLLQKKMVSLDICRYLALDEADRMIDMGFEGDIRTIFSYFKGQRQTLLFSATMPKKIQNFAKSALVKPVTINVGRAGAASLDVIQEVEYVKEEAKMVYLLECLQKTPPPVLIFAEKKADVDAIHEYLLLKGVEAVAIHGGKDQEERTKAIEAFREGKKDVLVATDVASKGLDFPAIQHVINYDMPEEIENYVHRIGRTGRSGNTGIATTFINKACDESVLMDLKALLLEAKQKVPPVLQVLHCGDESMLDIGGERGCAFCGGLGHRITDCPKLEAMQTKQVSNIGRKDYLAHSSMDF comes from the exons ATGGAGGAATCGGAACCCGAGCGGAAG CGGGCTCGCACCGACGAGGCGACTGCCACAGGAAGCCGCTCCGAGGCAGACGATGAGGACGACGAGGACTACGTGCCGTACGTGCCGTTGCGACAGCGCCGGCAACTGCTG CTCCAGAAGCTGCTGCAGCGAAGACGCAAGGGAGCTGCTGAAGAGGAGCAGCAGGACAGCGGCAGCGAGGCGCGGGGAGATGAGGACGACATCCCGTTGGGCCCTCAGTCCAACGTCAGCCTCCTGGATCAGCACCAGCACCTCAAAGAGAAGGCTGAAG CCCGCAAGGAGTCTGCCAAAGAGAAGCAactgaaggaagaggagaagatcCTGGAGAGTGTGGCTGAGGGTCGAG CCTTGATGTCAGTGAAGGAGATGGCTAAGGGAATCACGTATGACGATCCAATCAAAACTAG TTGGACACCACCCCGTTACGTCCTGAGCATGTCTGAAGAGCGGCATGAGCGTGTACGGAAGAAGTACCACATCTTGGTGGAAGGAGATGGTATCCCACCACCCATCAAGAGCTTCAAGGAAATGAAATTTCCTGCAG CCATCCTGAGAGGCCTGAAGAAGAAGGGCATCCACCACCCAACACCCATTCagatccagggaattcccaccat TCTGTCTGGCCGTGACATGATAGGCATAGCCTTCACGGGTTCAGGCAAGACACTGGTGTTCACTTTGCCGGTCATCATGTTCTGCCTGGAGCAAGAGAAGAGGTTACCTTTCTCTAAGCGTGAAGGGCCCTATGGACTCATTATCTGCCCCTCG CGGGAGCTGGCCCGGCAGACCCACGGCATCCTGGAGTATTACTGCCGCCTGCTGCAGGAGGACAGCTCTCCACTCCTGCGCTGTGCTCTCTGCATCGGGGGCATGTCTGTCAAAGAGCAGATGGAGACCATCCGACA TGGTGTGCACATGATGGTGGCCACCCCTGGGCGCCTCATGGATCTGCTACAGAAGAAGATGGTCAGCCTGGATATCTGTCGTTACCTGGCCCTGGACGAGGCTGACCGCATGATCGACATGGGTTTCGAGGGTGACATCCGTACCATCTTCTCCTACTTCAAG GGCCAGCGACAGACTCTACTCTTTAGTGCCACCATGCCTAAGAAGATTCAGAACTTTGCCAAGAGCGCCCTGGTAAAGCCTGTCACGATCAATGTGGGGCGTGCCGGGGCTGCCAGCCTGGATGTCATCCAG GAAGTGGAATATGTGAAGGAGGAAGCCAAGATGGTGTACCTGCTTGAGTGCCTGCAGAAGACACCGCCGCCC GTGCTCATCTTTGCAGAGAAGAAAGCAGATGTGGACGCCATCCATGAGTACCTGCTCCTCAAGGGGGTTGAGGCTGTGGCCATCCATGGGGGCAAAG ACCAAGAGGAACGAACCAAGGCCATTGAGGCATTCCGGGAGGGCAAGAAGGATGTCCTAGTggccacagacgtagcctccaaGGGCTTGGACTTCCCTGCCATCCAGCACGTCATCAATTATGACATGCCTGAGGAGATCGAGAACTATG TGCACCGTATCGGCCGCACTGGGCGCTCAGGAAACACAGGCATTGCCACTACCTTCATCAACAAGGCCTGTG ATGAGTCGGTGCTGATGGATCTCAAAGCCCTGCTGCTGGAGGCCAAGCAGAAGGTTCCACCCGTGCTGCAAGTACTGCACTGCGGGGACGAGTCCATGCTGGACATTGGAG GAGAGCGTGGCTGTGCCTTCTGTGGGGGCCTGGGCCATCGGATCACCGACTGCCCCAAACTCGAGGCTATGCAGACGAAGCAGGTTAGCAACATCGGCCGCAAGGACTACCTGGCCCACAGCTCCATGGACTTCTGA
- the DOK3 gene encoding docking protein 3, which produces MAMEPLETPIKDGILYQQHIKFGKKSWRKVWGLLYAGGPSGVARLESWEVRDGGLGPTGDRSVGPGRRGERRVIRLADCVSVLPADGESCPRDTGAFLLTTTERSHLLAAQHRQSWMAPICQLAFPGTGESSQGPGEAEAPKKGLVQMEENSIYSSWQEVGEFPVVVQRTEAAARCQLKGPYLLLLGQDSIQLNEPASPQALYTWPYRFLRKFGSDKGVFSFEAGRRCDSGEGLFAFISPRSRDLCGAVAAAIARQRERLPETAGPQPCPLPRATSLPLLEPPGELREVPPGPEAPGSRRARVAEPGPQSLPPLLGHAAPDEPAPALYASVCKRASQLPDAAEHLYENLCVLDAGPAPDVGCPEQEGPGGRSPLASHIYHNSQDLGWPGAAHDSSLEAQYKRLLELELADDGDEAGGCARAGAHLGFKAKLVTLLSRERRKGPAPCDRP; this is translated from the exons ATGGCCATGGAGCCTCTGGAGACACCCATCAAGGACGGCATCCTCTACCAGCAGCACATCAAGTTTGGCAAG AAGTCCTGGAGGAAGGTATGGGGTCTACTGTATGCAGGAGGCCCATCAGGCGTGGCACGGCTAGAGAGCTGGGAGGTCCGGGATGGTGGCCTGGGGCCAACAGGTGACAGGTCTGTGGGGCCTGGCCGGAGAGGAGAGCGGCGGGTCATCCGCCTGGCTGACTGCGTATCCGTGCTGCCGGCTGACGGTGAGAGCTGCCCGCGGGACACTGGTGCCTTCCTGCTCACCACCACGGAGCGAAGCCACCTGCTGGCCGCACAGCACCGCCAGTCTTGGATGGCCCCCATTTGCCAGCTGGCCTTCCCG GGCACAGGGGAGAGCTCCCAAGGACCAGGGGAAGCAGAGGCTCCCAAGAAGGGCCTGGTCCAGATGGAGGAGAACTCCATCTACTCCTCCTGGCAGGAAG TGGGCGAGTTTCCAGTGGTGGTACAGAGGACGGAGGCAGCCGCCCGCTGCCAGCTGAAGGGGCCCTACCTCCTGCTGCTGGGCCAGGACTCCATCCAGCTGAACGAGCCCGCCAGCCCCCAGGCGCTCTACACCTGGCCCTACCGATTCCTGCGCAAGTTCGGCTCCGACAAG GGCGTGTTCTCCTTTGAAGCCGGCCGCCGCTGCGACTCGGGCGAGGGCCTCTTCGCCTTCATCAGCCCCCGCTCCCGCGACCTATGCGGGGCCGTAGCCGCCGCCATCGCCCGCCAGCGGGAGCGGCTCCCGGAGACGGcggggccccagccctgccccctgccGCGGGCCACCTCCCTGCCCTTGCTGGAGCCTCCGGGGGAGCTGCGGGAGGTGCCCCCGGGGCCCGAGGCGCCCGGCTCCCGGAGGGCGCGCGTGGCCGAGCCCGGGCCCCAGAGCCTGCCCCCTCTGCTGGGCCACGCAGCCCCGGACGAGCCGGCGCCCGCGCTCTACGCGTCGGTGTGCAAGCGGGCCAGCCAGCTTCCGGACGCCGCCGAGCACCTGTACGAGAACCTGTGCGTGCTGGACGCCGGCCCAGCGCCCGACGTCGGCTGTCCGGAGCAGGAGGGCCCGGGCGGCCGCAGCCCCCTGGCCAGCCACATCTaccacaatagccaggacctgggcTGGCCCGGCGCGGCCCATGACAGCAGCCTGGAGGCCCAGTACAAGCGgctgctggagctggagctggccGACGACGGCGACGAGGCCGGGGGCTGCGCCCGCGCCGGCGCCCACTTGGGCTTCAAGGCCAAGCTGGTGACGCTGCTGAGCCGCGAGCGCAGGAAGGGACCGGCTCCCTGCGACAGGCCCTGA